The DNA sequence GTGGCGGGAACTTGCTGAACGCTCAAGCTTCAACCCCCGGGCCTAGGAGAAGAACATGGACATCAGAACACTCGAACATGACGGAACCATGGTCAGATCCGACCTGATCGTCTGGACCCAGTTTCTGGAAATGACCGGCATCGAAGCTGACCGTCTCCGAGAATTCATGGATCTGGGCTGGATTGAGGCCCAGCGCACGGCCCAAAACGAAATATTCTTATTCGCCCGTGACGTCCGCCGCATCCGCAAGGCCCAGCGCCTGTGCTGCGACTTCGAACTGACCACCGTAGGCGTGACCATCATCATCGACCTCCTGGACCGCATCGAAAGTCTGGAGCAGGAGGTCCGACAGCTTCGCCGCCTCCTCGACTGAACGGAAGCGGCTCCATTTTCAAAGGAGAAACATAATGGACCTGAACAAGTTCACCCAAAAATCCCAGGAGGCCATCTCCGAGGCTCAGAATCTGGCCATCGGCCACGGCCATCAGCAGATTGATGTTGAACACCTGGCCCTGGCCCTGGTCGGCCAAAAAGACGGTCTCGTGTCGAATCTGCTGGAAAAACTAGGTGTCTCGACCCAGGCCTACACCCAAGCCGTGGAGAGCCAACTCGGCCGCATTCCCAAGGTCAGCGGTCCCGGCGGACAGCCAGGTTCCCTCTATGCCACCCAGCGTCTGAACGCCGTTCTGGTCAAGGCCCTGGAGCTGGCCAGAAAGATGCAGGACGAATACGTCAGCGTCGAGCACCTCTTCCTGACCCTGCTCGAAGAGCCGGCCTCCACCGGCCTGGGCAAGGTCAACCAGCAGTTCCGCCTCGAACGCGACACCGCCCTCCAGGCCCTGACCTCCATCCGGGGCAACCAGCGGGTGACTTCGGACAACCCCGAGGGCACCTATGACGCCTTGAAGAAATACGGTCGCGATCTCGTGGACGAGGCCCGGCGGGGAAAACTCGATCCGGTCATCGGACGCGATTCCGAGATCAGACGCTGCATCCGCATCCTGTCCCGACGGACCAAGAATAACCCCGTGCTCATCGGCGAGGCCGGCGTGGGCAAGACGGCCATTGTCGAGGGCCTGGCCCAGCGCATCCTGAAGCAGGACGTGCCCGAAGGGCTGAAGGACAAGACCGTCTACGCCCTGGACATGGGCTCCCTCATCGCCGGGGCCAAGTACCGGGGCGAGTTCGAGGAGAGGCTCAAGGCCGTCCTCAAGGAGGTCCAGGGATCCGACGGCCGCATCGTCCTCTTCATCGACGAGATCCACACCATTGTCGGGGCGGGCAAGGCCGAAGGGGCCATGGATGCCGGAAACCTCCTGAAACCCATGCTGGCCCGGGGCGAACTCCACTGCATCGGGGCCACGACCATCGACGAGTACCGCAAATACATTGAAAAGGACCCGGCCCTGGAGCGACGCTTCCAGCCGGTCCTGGTCGAGGAGCCCGGGGTGGAGGACTGCATCTCCATCCTTCGGGGCCTGCGCGAGCGATTCGAGGTCCACCACGGCGTGCGCATCAGCGACAGCGCCCTGGTCACCGCCGCTACCCTGTCCAACCGCTACATCACCGACCGCCAGCTTCCGGACAAGGCCATCGACTTGATCGACGAGGCCGCGGCCATGATCAGGACCGAGATCGACTCCCTGCCCTCGGAATTGGACGAGATCAATCGCAAGGTCATGCAGCTGGAGATCGAGCGCGAGGCCCTGAAGCGGG is a window from the Deltaproteobacteria bacterium genome containing:
- a CDS encoding MerR family transcriptional regulator codes for the protein MVRSDLIVWTQFLEMTGIEADRLREFMDLGWIEAQRTAQNEIFLFARDVRRIRKAQRLCCDFELTTVGVTIIIDLLDRIESLEQEVRQLRRLLD
- the clpB gene encoding ATP-dependent chaperone ClpB: MDLNKFTQKSQEAISEAQNLAIGHGHQQIDVEHLALALVGQKDGLVSNLLEKLGVSTQAYTQAVESQLGRIPKVSGPGGQPGSLYATQRLNAVLVKALELARKMQDEYVSVEHLFLTLLEEPASTGLGKVNQQFRLERDTALQALTSIRGNQRVTSDNPEGTYDALKKYGRDLVDEARRGKLDPVIGRDSEIRRCIRILSRRTKNNPVLIGEAGVGKTAIVEGLAQRILKQDVPEGLKDKTVYALDMGSLIAGAKYRGEFEERLKAVLKEVQGSDGRIVLFIDEIHTIVGAGKAEGAMDAGNLLKPMLARGELHCIGATTIDEYRKYIEKDPALERRFQPVLVEEPGVEDCISILRGLRERFEVHHGVRISDSALVTAATLSNRYITDRQLPDKAIDLIDEAAAMIRTEIDSLPSELDEINRKVMQLEIEREALKREKDAASRERLENLEKELADLKERQSGFMAQWEKEKNSINGLRSLKEEIEQVRLAIEEAERQYDLNRVAELRFGRLADLERRLAQTEDGEAETGRLLREEVGPDDVAEIISKWTHIPVSRLVEGEREKLLRLADQLHERVIGQDRAVEAVADAVLRARAGLKNPNRPIGSFIFLGPTGVGKTELCKTLARSLFDSEDNMVRLDMSEYMEKHTVARLIGAPPGYIGYDEGGQLTEAVRRKPYSVVLFDEIEKAHPDVFNVLLQILDDGRLTDSHGRTVDFKNTIIIMTSNLGSQFLLEGITAEGELLPGVQDQVMNTLRGHFRPEFLNRVDEIVLFTPLLIEEIKKIIDLLLADLRTRLEDRKIGLVLTDEAREFVAREAYDPVYGARPLLRYLQAHIETPLAKAIIAGRITEGREVVVGVGPDGLTIGL